In the Populus trichocarpa isolate Nisqually-1 chromosome 1, P.trichocarpa_v4.1, whole genome shotgun sequence genome, one interval contains:
- the LOC7485703 gene encoding probable serine/threonine-protein kinase PBL10 isoform X3: protein MATRSFRPDSVLGEGGFGSVFKGWIDEQSFSAAKPGTGIVIAVKRLNQDGFQGHKEWLAEVNYLGQFYHPHLVKLIGYCLEDEHRLLVYEFMPRGSLENHLFRRGSYFQPLSWNLRLKVALGAAKGLAFLHCAETQVIYRDFKTSNILLDSKYNAKLSDFGLAKDGPTGDKSHVSTRVIGTYGYAAPEYLATGHLTAKSDVYSFGVVLLEMLSGRRAIDKNRPSGEHNLVEWAKPYLANKRKIFRILDNRLEGQYSMDVAFKASTLALRCLSIETKFRPTMDEVVTAMEQLQDSKETGSANGHASNAPRIRRRSADDTISGRNTAAYPRPSTSPLYA, encoded by the exons ATGGCCACCAGGAGTTTCCGTCCTGATAGTGTCTTAGGAGAAGGTGGTTTTGGTTCAGTTTTTAAGGGATGGATTGATGAGCAGTCATTTTCTGCTGCCAAGCCTGGAACTGGAATTGTTATTGCTGTGAAAAGGCTTAACCAAGACGGTTTCCAAGGTCACAAGGAGTGGCTG GCAGAAGTAAATTATCTGGGGCAGTTCTATCATCCTCACCTTGTGAAGCTGATTGGCTATTGCTTAGAGGATGAACACCGACTATTGGTATATGAATTTATGCCTCGAGGCAGTTTGGAAAATCATTTATTTAGAA GAGGTTCTTATTTCCAACCGCTTTCTTGGAACCTCCGCTTGAAGGTTGCTCTTGGTGCTGCAAAGGGTCTTGCGTTTCTTCATTGTGCTGAAACACAAGTAATATACAGGGACTTCAAGACTTCTAACATTCTACTTGATTCG AAATACAATGCAAAACTTTCTGATTTTGGGTTGGCCAAGGATGGACCGACTGGTGATAAGAGTCATGTATCTACCAGGGTTATAGGTACCTATGGTTATGCTGCTCCAGAATATCTAGCTACCG GTCATCTAACTGCCAAAAGTGATGTCTATAGCTTCGGAGTTGTTTTGCTAGAAATGTTATCTGGCAGGAGAGCAATCGACAAAAATCGCCCATCTGGAGAGCACAATCTTGTTGAATGGGCTAAACCCTATCTAGCTAACAAACGTAAGATCTTTCGCATCCTAGATAATCGTCTTGAAGGCCAGTATTCAATGGATGTTGCCTTTAAGGCCTCTACACTTGCGCTGCGTTGCCTATCCATAGAAACCAAGTTTCGACCAACTATGGATGAGGTTGTGACAGCAATGGAGCAGCTTCAGGATTCCAAAGAAACTGGTAGTGCAAATGGCCATGCAAGCAATGCTCCCCGAATTCGTAGACGAAGTGCAGATGACACTATTAGTGGAAGGAATACTGCTGCATATCCTCGGCCCTCCACATCCCCACTATATGCTTGA
- the LOC7485703 gene encoding probable serine/threonine-protein kinase PBL9 isoform X2: MGICLSAQIKAESSCNTGLSSKYVSTDGNDLSSTGSKVLSVSVPPTPRSEGEILQSTNLKSFSFSDLKMATRSFRPDSVLGEGGFGSVFKGWIDEQSFSAAKPGTGIVIAVKRLNQDGFQGHKEWLAEVNYLGQFYHPHLVKLIGYCLEDEHRLLVYEFMPRGSLENHLFRRGSYFQPLSWNLRLKVALGAAKGLAFLHCAETQVIYRDFKTSNILLDSKYNAKLSDFGLAKDGPTGDKSHVSTRVIGTYGYAAPEYLATGHLTAKSDVYSFGVVLLEMLSGRRAIDKNRPSGEHNLVEWAKPYLANKRKIFRILDNRLEGQYSMDVAFKASTLALRCLSIETKFRPTMDEVVTAMEQLQDSKETGSANGHASNAPRIRRRSADDTISGRNTAAYPRPSTSPLYA; encoded by the exons ATGGGGATTTGCTTGAGTGCCCAAATTAAAGCTGAGAGCTCATGCAACACAG GGTTGAGTTCAAAGTATGTTAGCACAGATGGGAATGATCTGAGCAGTACGGGTAGCAAGGTCTTGTCTGTTTCAGTGCCTCCAACTCCTCGGAGTGAGGGTGAGATCTTGCAGTCCACCAATCTGAAGAGCTTTAGTTTTTCTGATCTCAAAATGGCCACCAGGAGTTTCCGTCCTGATAGTGTCTTAGGAGAAGGTGGTTTTGGTTCAGTTTTTAAGGGATGGATTGATGAGCAGTCATTTTCTGCTGCCAAGCCTGGAACTGGAATTGTTATTGCTGTGAAAAGGCTTAACCAAGACGGTTTCCAAGGTCACAAGGAGTGGCTG GCAGAAGTAAATTATCTGGGGCAGTTCTATCATCCTCACCTTGTGAAGCTGATTGGCTATTGCTTAGAGGATGAACACCGACTATTGGTATATGAATTTATGCCTCGAGGCAGTTTGGAAAATCATTTATTTAGAA GAGGTTCTTATTTCCAACCGCTTTCTTGGAACCTCCGCTTGAAGGTTGCTCTTGGTGCTGCAAAGGGTCTTGCGTTTCTTCATTGTGCTGAAACACAAGTAATATACAGGGACTTCAAGACTTCTAACATTCTACTTGATTCG AAATACAATGCAAAACTTTCTGATTTTGGGTTGGCCAAGGATGGACCGACTGGTGATAAGAGTCATGTATCTACCAGGGTTATAGGTACCTATGGTTATGCTGCTCCAGAATATCTAGCTACCG GTCATCTAACTGCCAAAAGTGATGTCTATAGCTTCGGAGTTGTTTTGCTAGAAATGTTATCTGGCAGGAGAGCAATCGACAAAAATCGCCCATCTGGAGAGCACAATCTTGTTGAATGGGCTAAACCCTATCTAGCTAACAAACGTAAGATCTTTCGCATCCTAGATAATCGTCTTGAAGGCCAGTATTCAATGGATGTTGCCTTTAAGGCCTCTACACTTGCGCTGCGTTGCCTATCCATAGAAACCAAGTTTCGACCAACTATGGATGAGGTTGTGACAGCAATGGAGCAGCTTCAGGATTCCAAAGAAACTGGTAGTGCAAATGGCCATGCAAGCAATGCTCCCCGAATTCGTAGACGAAGTGCAGATGACACTATTAGTGGAAGGAATACTGCTGCATATCCTCGGCCCTCCACATCCCCACTATATGCTTGA
- the LOC7485703 gene encoding probable serine/threonine-protein kinase PBL9 isoform X1, with amino-acid sequence MGICLSAQIKAESSCNTVAGLSSKYVSTDGNDLSSTGSKVLSVSVPPTPRSEGEILQSTNLKSFSFSDLKMATRSFRPDSVLGEGGFGSVFKGWIDEQSFSAAKPGTGIVIAVKRLNQDGFQGHKEWLAEVNYLGQFYHPHLVKLIGYCLEDEHRLLVYEFMPRGSLENHLFRRGSYFQPLSWNLRLKVALGAAKGLAFLHCAETQVIYRDFKTSNILLDSKYNAKLSDFGLAKDGPTGDKSHVSTRVIGTYGYAAPEYLATGHLTAKSDVYSFGVVLLEMLSGRRAIDKNRPSGEHNLVEWAKPYLANKRKIFRILDNRLEGQYSMDVAFKASTLALRCLSIETKFRPTMDEVVTAMEQLQDSKETGSANGHASNAPRIRRRSADDTISGRNTAAYPRPSTSPLYA; translated from the exons ATGGGGATTTGCTTGAGTGCCCAAATTAAAGCTGAGAGCTCATGCAACACAG TTGCAGGGTTGAGTTCAAAGTATGTTAGCACAGATGGGAATGATCTGAGCAGTACGGGTAGCAAGGTCTTGTCTGTTTCAGTGCCTCCAACTCCTCGGAGTGAGGGTGAGATCTTGCAGTCCACCAATCTGAAGAGCTTTAGTTTTTCTGATCTCAAAATGGCCACCAGGAGTTTCCGTCCTGATAGTGTCTTAGGAGAAGGTGGTTTTGGTTCAGTTTTTAAGGGATGGATTGATGAGCAGTCATTTTCTGCTGCCAAGCCTGGAACTGGAATTGTTATTGCTGTGAAAAGGCTTAACCAAGACGGTTTCCAAGGTCACAAGGAGTGGCTG GCAGAAGTAAATTATCTGGGGCAGTTCTATCATCCTCACCTTGTGAAGCTGATTGGCTATTGCTTAGAGGATGAACACCGACTATTGGTATATGAATTTATGCCTCGAGGCAGTTTGGAAAATCATTTATTTAGAA GAGGTTCTTATTTCCAACCGCTTTCTTGGAACCTCCGCTTGAAGGTTGCTCTTGGTGCTGCAAAGGGTCTTGCGTTTCTTCATTGTGCTGAAACACAAGTAATATACAGGGACTTCAAGACTTCTAACATTCTACTTGATTCG AAATACAATGCAAAACTTTCTGATTTTGGGTTGGCCAAGGATGGACCGACTGGTGATAAGAGTCATGTATCTACCAGGGTTATAGGTACCTATGGTTATGCTGCTCCAGAATATCTAGCTACCG GTCATCTAACTGCCAAAAGTGATGTCTATAGCTTCGGAGTTGTTTTGCTAGAAATGTTATCTGGCAGGAGAGCAATCGACAAAAATCGCCCATCTGGAGAGCACAATCTTGTTGAATGGGCTAAACCCTATCTAGCTAACAAACGTAAGATCTTTCGCATCCTAGATAATCGTCTTGAAGGCCAGTATTCAATGGATGTTGCCTTTAAGGCCTCTACACTTGCGCTGCGTTGCCTATCCATAGAAACCAAGTTTCGACCAACTATGGATGAGGTTGTGACAGCAATGGAGCAGCTTCAGGATTCCAAAGAAACTGGTAGTGCAAATGGCCATGCAAGCAATGCTCCCCGAATTCGTAGACGAAGTGCAGATGACACTATTAGTGGAAGGAATACTGCTGCATATCCTCGGCCCTCCACATCCCCACTATATGCTTGA